In the Streptomyces sp. cg36 genome, one interval contains:
- a CDS encoding MFS transporter has product MLSALRNRTYRHLFTAQVVALVGTGLATVALGLLAYDLAGGHASAVLGTALAIKMVAYVTVAPLVGAHAHRIPRRALLVASDLTRACVALALPFVSQVWQVYVLIFLLQAASAAFTPVFQAVIPEVLPAERDYTHALSLSRLAYDLESLLSPALAALLLTVVGYDWLFAGTTLGFLASASLVVSAVLPRMAPAPRTGGAFAKSASGVRLFWASRRLRALLALDLAVAAAGAMVFVNTVVVVRGHFHEPAGAVSLALGAYGAGSMAAALLLPGLLARAGDRAVMLPAGFALPGVLAAVALTTLAPAGRWSWAGVLVTWAVIGAAGSAVLTPGGRLIRRCTDTADLPAAFAAQFSLSHGCWLLTYPLAGWLAAGVGVPVTAGVLGLIALGAAGAAARVWPVASAAEPAPAEARRTAAATG; this is encoded by the coding sequence ATGCTGTCCGCACTGCGCAACCGCACCTACCGCCACCTCTTCACCGCCCAGGTGGTCGCGCTCGTCGGCACCGGCCTGGCCACCGTGGCGCTCGGCCTCCTCGCGTACGACCTGGCGGGCGGCCACGCCTCGGCGGTGCTCGGCACGGCACTGGCGATCAAGATGGTCGCGTACGTGACGGTGGCCCCGCTCGTCGGCGCCCACGCCCACCGGATCCCGCGCCGGGCGCTGCTCGTGGCGAGCGACCTGACCCGCGCCTGCGTCGCCCTCGCCCTGCCGTTCGTCTCCCAGGTCTGGCAGGTCTACGTACTGATCTTCCTGCTCCAGGCCGCCTCCGCCGCCTTCACCCCGGTCTTCCAGGCGGTCATCCCCGAGGTCCTGCCCGCCGAGCGCGACTACACCCACGCGCTCTCCCTGTCCCGGCTCGCCTACGACCTGGAGAGCCTGCTCAGCCCCGCCCTGGCCGCCCTGCTGCTGACCGTGGTCGGCTACGACTGGCTGTTCGCCGGGACCACCCTGGGCTTCCTCGCCTCGGCCTCGCTCGTGGTCTCGGCGGTGCTGCCCCGCATGGCGCCCGCGCCGCGCACCGGCGGCGCCTTCGCCAAGTCCGCCTCCGGGGTCCGGCTGTTCTGGGCGAGCCGTCGGCTGCGGGCGCTGCTCGCCCTGGACCTGGCGGTCGCGGCGGCCGGGGCGATGGTGTTCGTCAACACGGTCGTGGTGGTCCGGGGCCACTTCCACGAGCCCGCGGGCGCCGTCTCGCTCGCCCTCGGGGCCTACGGGGCCGGCTCGATGGCCGCCGCGCTGCTGCTCCCCGGGCTGCTGGCCCGGGCCGGTGACCGCGCGGTGATGCTTCCGGCGGGCTTCGCGCTGCCGGGCGTGCTGGCCGCGGTCGCCCTCACCACGCTCGCCCCGGCCGGACGGTGGAGCTGGGCCGGGGTCCTGGTGACCTGGGCGGTGATCGGGGCGGCCGGTTCGGCGGTGCTCACCCCGGGCGGGCGGCTGATCCGCCGGTGCACGGACACCGCCGACCTCCCGGCCGCGTTCGCCGCCCAGTTCTCCCTCTCGCACGGCTGCTGGCTGCTGACGTATCCGCTGGCGGGCTGGCTGGCGGCGGGGGTGGGAGTGCCGGTGACGGCGGGGGTGCTGGGGCTGATCGCGCTGGGGGCGGCGGGCGCGGCGGCCCGGGTCTGGCCGGTCGCAAGCGCGGCGGAGCCCGCCCCCGCAGAGGCGCGCCGGACGGCTGCGGCCACCGGGTGA
- a CDS encoding NADP-dependent isocitrate dehydrogenase encodes MTDSTIIYTHTDEAPALATYSFLPVVQAYASTAGVTVETRDISLAGRIIAHFPEYLQEEQRIADALAELGELAKTPDANIIKLPNISASIPQLKAAVAELQAQGYALPAYPDDPKTDEERDIRARYDKVKGSAVNPVLREGNSDRRAPASVKNYAKAHPHRMGAWTPESKTNVATMGENDFRSTEKSAVVAAAGSLRIELAAEDGTTTVLRESVPVLAGEVVDASVMRVAALRTFLAAQIERAKAEGVLFSVHLKATMMKVSDPIVFGHVVRAFFPETFAKYGEALVAAGLSPNDGLGTILKGLDGVPHLGAEIKESFEAELAAGPALAMVDSDKGITNLHVPSDVIVDASMPAMIRTSGHMWGPDGQEADTLAVLPDSSYSGVYQVVIDDCRAHGAFDPATMGSVPNVGLMAQKAEEYGSHDKTFEIAAAGTVRVVDADGNVVLEQPVAEGDIFRMCQTKDLPIQDWVKLAVTRARATGDPAVFWLDAERAHDAVLIGKVRTYLAEHDTEGLEIKVMSPVEATAFSLERIRRGENTISVTGNVLRDYLTDLFPILELGTSAKMLSVVPLMNGGGLFETGAGGSAPKHVQQLVKENYLRWDSLGEFLALAVSFEHLATTKGNARAQVLADTLDRATGTFLNEDKSPSRKLGGIDNRGSHFYLALYWAQELAKQTEDAQLAEAFAALAKTLAEQEETIVGELIAVQGSPAEIGGYYQPDAEKAAAVMRPSATLNQALATLA; translated from the coding sequence GTGACTGACTCGACCATCATCTACACCCACACTGACGAGGCGCCCGCGCTGGCGACGTACTCGTTCCTGCCTGTGGTCCAGGCGTATGCCTCGACGGCCGGGGTCACTGTGGAGACGCGGGACATCTCGCTGGCCGGGCGGATCATCGCCCACTTCCCGGAGTACCTCCAGGAGGAGCAGCGCATCGCCGACGCCCTCGCCGAGCTCGGCGAGCTGGCGAAGACGCCCGACGCCAACATCATCAAGCTGCCGAACATCTCGGCCTCCATCCCGCAGCTCAAGGCCGCCGTCGCCGAGCTGCAGGCGCAGGGCTACGCGCTGCCGGCCTACCCGGACGACCCGAAGACCGACGAGGAGCGCGACATCCGCGCCCGCTACGACAAGGTCAAGGGCAGCGCCGTGAACCCGGTGCTGCGCGAGGGCAACTCCGACCGCCGCGCCCCCGCCTCGGTGAAGAACTACGCCAAGGCCCACCCGCACCGCATGGGCGCCTGGACCCCCGAGTCCAAGACGAACGTGGCGACCATGGGCGAGAACGACTTCCGCTCCACGGAGAAGTCCGCGGTCGTCGCCGCGGCCGGCTCGCTCCGCATCGAGCTGGCGGCCGAGGACGGCACCACCACGGTGCTGCGCGAGTCCGTACCGGTCCTGGCGGGCGAGGTCGTCGACGCCTCCGTGATGCGCGTGGCCGCGCTCCGGACCTTCCTGGCCGCGCAGATCGAGCGCGCCAAGGCCGAGGGCGTGCTGTTCTCGGTGCACCTCAAGGCCACGATGATGAAGGTCTCCGACCCGATCGTCTTCGGTCACGTGGTCCGCGCGTTCTTCCCGGAGACCTTCGCGAAGTACGGCGAGGCGCTCGTCGCCGCCGGCCTGTCCCCGAACGACGGCCTCGGCACCATCCTCAAGGGCCTGGACGGCGTGCCCCACCTGGGTGCCGAGATCAAGGAGTCCTTCGAGGCGGAGCTCGCCGCGGGCCCGGCGCTCGCCATGGTCGACTCCGACAAGGGCATCACCAACCTGCACGTCCCGAGCGACGTCATCGTGGACGCCTCCATGCCCGCGATGATCCGCACCTCGGGCCACATGTGGGGCCCGGACGGCCAGGAGGCCGACACGCTCGCCGTCCTGCCGGACAGCAGCTACTCCGGTGTCTACCAGGTCGTCATCGACGACTGCCGCGCCCACGGCGCCTTCGACCCGGCCACCATGGGCTCGGTCCCCAACGTCGGTCTGATGGCGCAGAAGGCCGAGGAGTACGGCAGCCACGACAAGACCTTCGAGATCGCCGCCGCGGGCACCGTCCGCGTCGTCGACGCCGACGGCAACGTCGTCCTGGAGCAGCCGGTCGCCGAGGGCGACATCTTCCGCATGTGCCAGACCAAGGACCTGCCGATCCAGGACTGGGTCAAGCTGGCCGTCACCCGCGCCCGCGCCACCGGCGACCCGGCCGTCTTCTGGCTGGACGCCGAGCGCGCCCACGACGCCGTGCTGATCGGGAAGGTCCGCACCTACCTCGCCGAGCACGACACCGAGGGCCTGGAGATCAAGGTCATGTCCCCGGTCGAGGCGACCGCGTTCTCCCTGGAGCGCATCCGCCGCGGCGAGAACACGATCTCCGTCACCGGCAACGTGCTGCGCGACTACCTGACCGACCTGTTCCCGATCTTGGAGCTGGGCACCAGCGCCAAGATGCTCTCGGTGGTCCCGCTGATGAACGGCGGCGGCCTCTTCGAGACGGGCGCCGGCGGCTCCGCCCCCAAGCACGTCCAGCAGCTGGTCAAGGAGAACTACCTGCGCTGGGACAGCCTGGGCGAGTTCCTGGCCCTCGCGGTGAGCTTCGAGCACCTGGCCACCACCAAGGGCAACGCCCGCGCCCAGGTCCTGGCCGACACCCTGGACCGCGCCACCGGCACCTTCCTCAACGAGGACAAGTCGCCGAGCCGCAAGCTGGGCGGCATCGACAACCGCGGCAGCCACTTCTACCTGGCCCTGTACTGGGCCCAGGAGCTGGCCAAGCAGACCGAGGACGCGCAGCTCGCCGAGGCGTTCGCGGCGCTGGCCAAGACGCTGGCCGAGCAGGAGGAGACCATCGTCGGCGAGCTGATCGCCGTCCAGGGCTCCCCGGCCGAGATCGGCGGCTACTACCAGCCCGACGCGGAGAAGGCGGCGGCCGTCATGCGTCCGTCGGCGACCCTGAACCAGGCGCTCGCCACCCTCGCCTGA
- a CDS encoding Gfo/Idh/MocA family protein: MTDLRIGVLGFGLRGSLARVAHRPGRGSAVTALADHDPRARAEAAGAFPEAAIVADHRKVVEDPDVDALLILTPDHTHADIACEAMRTGKAVFVEKPLDISVERCDRILRTAYETGARLYVGHNMRHMPVVRLMRDLVEAGTIGTVKTVWVRHFVGYGGDWYFKDWHAQREYTTGLLLQKAAHDIDVLHWLAGGYARDVQAMGDLMVYGDNPHRRAPGEPKADDWYTKDGHWPPHTQRALNPVIDIEDVSLLNMRLDNGVLAAYQQCHFTPDYWRNYTVIGDAGRLENFGDGPGSRVKVWNARRSHFREEPDETHEVAPAPDDSGHGGADPLLIDEFVRFAREGGRTDTSPVAARMAVAAGYQATMSLRDGGTPRRVEPLDPGLAAYFAAGQRR; encoded by the coding sequence ATGACCGACCTCCGTATCGGCGTCCTCGGCTTCGGCCTGCGCGGCAGTCTCGCGCGCGTGGCCCACCGGCCCGGCCGCGGCAGCGCCGTGACCGCGCTCGCCGACCACGACCCCCGGGCCCGCGCGGAGGCGGCCGGGGCCTTCCCGGAAGCCGCGATCGTGGCCGACCACCGCAAGGTCGTCGAGGACCCCGACGTCGACGCCCTGCTGATCCTCACCCCCGACCACACCCACGCCGACATCGCCTGCGAGGCCATGCGGACCGGCAAGGCCGTCTTCGTCGAGAAGCCGCTGGACATCTCCGTCGAGCGCTGCGACCGGATCCTGCGCACCGCGTACGAGACGGGCGCGCGGCTGTACGTCGGGCACAACATGCGCCACATGCCGGTGGTCCGGCTGATGCGGGACCTCGTCGAGGCCGGGACCATCGGCACGGTCAAGACGGTCTGGGTGCGCCACTTCGTCGGCTACGGCGGCGACTGGTACTTCAAGGACTGGCACGCCCAGCGCGAGTACACCACCGGGCTGCTGCTGCAGAAGGCCGCCCACGACATCGACGTGCTGCACTGGCTGGCCGGCGGCTACGCGCGCGACGTGCAGGCCATGGGCGACCTGATGGTCTACGGCGACAACCCGCACCGGCGGGCGCCCGGCGAGCCCAAGGCCGACGACTGGTACACCAAGGACGGCCACTGGCCGCCGCACACCCAGCGGGCCCTGAACCCCGTGATCGACATCGAGGACGTCTCGCTGCTGAACATGCGCCTCGACAACGGCGTGCTCGCCGCCTACCAGCAGTGCCACTTCACCCCGGACTACTGGCGCAACTACACGGTGATCGGCGACGCGGGCCGGCTGGAGAACTTCGGGGACGGGCCGGGCAGCCGGGTCAAGGTGTGGAACGCACGGCGCTCGCACTTCCGGGAGGAGCCCGACGAGACCCACGAGGTGGCGCCCGCGCCGGACGACTCGGGGCACGGCGGGGCCGACCCGCTGCTGATCGACGAGTTCGTGCGCTTCGCGCGCGAGGGCGGGCGCACCGACACCTCGCCGGTGGCGGCCCGGATGGCGGTGGCGGCGGGCTACCAGGCCACGATGTCGCTGCGCGACGGCGGCACGCCCCGCCGGGTGGAGCCGCTCGATCCCGGCCTCGCGGCCTATTTCGCGGCCGGTCAGCGGCGCTGA